The following are from one region of the bacterium genome:
- the larC gene encoding nickel pincer cofactor biosynthesis protein LarC → MSGLLYFDCFSGIAGDMTTAALLSLSGAEAALRKALKGVPLSGCRLAVARGASGGVAGTRVDVNVSRGKAAARHLPDIVALLRASSLPGDARARAISCFERLGEAEAKVHGTTVDKVHFHEVGAVDAIVDIVSACFLFEHLGAPKAFCSALPGGSGEAGSEHGKLPVPAPATLELLRDAPWRFGEGEGELVTPTGAALLRAFDVSFGRPPGMTVRGVGIGLGHREIPGRPNLLRVVAGDPVPGAPGRDRVLEVEANIDDMSPQRFELLIERALAAGALDVAILPATMKKNRPGWVLRLLCPEERLEIVSSAVFSVSTAIGLRFHACDRLKLDRAARALETRYGRVRVKEATLPDGSVRPVPEYDDVKRIVRSGEATFDEVALEVAKAWRR, encoded by the coding sequence GTGAGCGGCCTCCTGTACTTCGACTGCTTCTCCGGGATCGCCGGGGACATGACGACGGCGGCGCTGCTCTCCCTTTCCGGCGCGGAGGCGGCGCTGCGCAAGGCGCTGAAAGGGGTGCCGCTCTCCGGATGCCGCCTCGCCGTGGCACGCGGGGCGTCCGGGGGGGTGGCCGGGACGCGGGTGGACGTGAACGTCTCCCGGGGGAAGGCCGCCGCGCGGCATCTTCCCGACATCGTCGCCCTGCTGCGCGCCTCCTCCCTGCCGGGCGACGCCCGCGCCCGGGCGATCTCCTGCTTCGAGCGGCTGGGGGAAGCGGAGGCGAAGGTCCACGGCACGACGGTCGACAAGGTCCATTTCCACGAGGTCGGCGCGGTCGACGCGATCGTCGACATCGTGTCCGCCTGCTTCCTGTTCGAGCACCTCGGCGCCCCGAAGGCGTTCTGCTCCGCCCTCCCCGGAGGGTCCGGCGAGGCCGGATCGGAACACGGGAAGCTCCCCGTACCCGCTCCGGCGACGCTGGAGCTGCTGCGCGACGCGCCGTGGCGGTTCGGGGAGGGGGAAGGGGAGCTGGTGACGCCGACGGGGGCGGCGCTGCTGCGCGCGTTCGACGTCTCCTTCGGCCGGCCGCCGGGAATGACGGTGCGCGGCGTCGGGATCGGGCTGGGGCATCGGGAGATTCCGGGCCGGCCCAACCTGCTGCGCGTTGTCGCCGGCGACCCGGTGCCGGGCGCCCCCGGGCGGGACCGGGTCCTCGAGGTCGAGGCGAACATCGACGACATGAGCCCGCAGCGGTTCGAGCTCCTGATCGAGCGGGCGCTGGCCGCCGGCGCCCTGGACGTGGCGATCCTCCCGGCGACGATGAAGAAGAACCGGCCGGGGTGGGTGCTGCGCCTCCTGTGCCCGGAGGAGCGGCTCGAGATCGTCTCCTCGGCGGTCTTTTCCGTTTCCACCGCGATCGGCCTGCGGTTCCACGCGTGCGACCGGCTGAAGCTCGACCGCGCCGCGCGGGCGCTCGAGACGCGGTACGGGCGCGTCCGGGTGAAGGAGGCGACCCTGCCGGACGGGTCGGTCCGCCCGGTGCCGGAGTACGACGACGTGAAGCGGATCGTGCGGTCCGGGGAGGCCACGTTCGACGAGGTGGCGCTCGAGGTGGCGAAGGCGTGGCGAAGATAA
- a CDS encoding AbrB/MazE/SpoVT family DNA-binding domain-containing protein translates to MPCVVTSKGQVTIPKTIREFLNIHPKDRVEFVRKGNRVLLVRVKTLKDLRGTVPSKGKALFTTERSRAKSAVARRVREEMAGEP, encoded by the coding sequence ATGCCCTGCGTTGTTACCAGCAAAGGACAGGTTACGATCCCGAAAACGATCCGGGAATTTCTGAACATTCACCCGAAAGATCGTGTGGAATTTGTGCGGAAGGGGAACCGGGTTCTCCTTGTCCGGGTCAAAACCCTCAAGGATCTTCGGGGCACGGTTCCATCCAAAGGTAAGGCGCTTTTCACCACGGAGCGTAGCCGTGCGAAATCCGCCGTCGCGCGGCGGGTTCGGGAGGAAATGGCGGGAGAACCGTAG
- a CDS encoding HigA family addiction module antidote protein, which yields MSKEKLHPVHPGEVLMEEFLKPMGLSQNRLALNIGVPPRRINEIVLGKRRISAETALRLARYFGTSPQFWLGLQADFDLDVAAEEMGERLRQEVMVRAKAG from the coding sequence ATGAGCAAGGAGAAACTTCACCCAGTCCATCCTGGCGAGGTGTTGATGGAGGAATTTCTAAAGCCGATGGGGCTGAGTCAGAATCGTCTGGCGCTTAACATCGGTGTGCCGCCACGTCGGATCAATGAAATTGTCTTGGGGAAGCGCCGTATATCGGCTGAGACGGCTCTTCGTCTTGCCCGGTATTTCGGTACATCCCCGCAGTTCTGGCTTGGGTTGCAGGCTGATTTCGATCTGGACGTTGCGGCGGAAGAGATGGGTGAACGCTTGAGGCAGGAAGTAATGGTTCGGGCCAAGGCAGGGTAA
- a CDS encoding helicase, which produces MTTRFFTNAGDNTLLNKFKGVFENNRDILYFDALVGFLRASGYFSLRPFLTHVPNVRILVGINVDTIISDYHKQGLLFHPDSARAVEEFRKALRDDIQDARYSREVEEGIVQFVEDVISKKLEIRAHPSKRLHAKIYIFRPASYNEHKSGVVITGSSNLTDAGLGTKEIQRNYEFNVLLNSFEDVRFATNEFESLWEEGVSILPKDASAVKEHSYLRSDLTPFELYIKFLTEYFGSAVEFDPNAITDLPQGYLRLSYQIDAVKLGYELLQKHNGFFLADVVGLGKTVIATLIAKKFFFQNDFPNHRSHTLIIVPPALKESWKQTIETFRLDNVEIITNGSLHKVSHPEKYDLVIVDEAHKFRNDTAESYDQLQRICKAPTRHRLADGALVKKKVILVSATPLNNRPADIRNLIFLFQDGKDSTLEIGNLQRFFASRIKEYDTAMRNPDTAAARGEVKRIYGLIRTKVFSYLTIRRTRTDLLEHEAYRADLDEQGIVFPKVGKPEKILYRLEPELERLYDRTFEVLKKDLTYNRYRAIGFLKPDKKRKYQSADRISAQLANIMKTLLVKRLDSSFHAFRESLLRFKNATGAMLGMFESGTIYIAPNLNVSSYILEGREEELIALIAEKQGSDPTIEICSPADFEDGYLAGLQADHALLDTLSKQWVKVKDDPKFEEFLAYLKTELLDRKINHGGRVVVFSEAKDTTDDLKRQLAENGYDKVLCINSGSRAEKMPAVRANFDANLHHDQQANDFNILISTEVLAEGVNLHRANVVVNYDTPWNSTRLMQRIGRLNRIGSTAPRIHVYNFFPTAKVDNDIELHKKALMKLQAFHSALGEDSQIYSEDEEFGTFGLFDREVEEERDERLSYLMELRKFKADNPEKFRRIRNLPLRARTGRKIDEHPGKTATFIRNQRRDAFYLVGPDAELEELSFVETAVLYKAAVDEASLPLHDLHHEHVNLALSDFAEKLQAEAVQHKVVDSTQGPNERKALSYLEGFMKLPFVSEPEKKRIRAAKHAVKMARFAQLQRGINDLAKSQKKVPVTAVVLLEKLIEILDRYPLASEFDESEQPEMLVKATGPLRPEIIISESFSS; this is translated from the coding sequence ATGACAACCCGTTTTTTCACCAACGCCGGCGACAACACCCTGCTCAACAAGTTCAAGGGCGTTTTCGAAAACAATCGGGACATTTTGTATTTCGACGCCCTGGTCGGTTTTCTGCGTGCCTCGGGCTATTTTTCCCTGCGTCCGTTTTTAACGCACGTCCCGAATGTCCGCATCCTGGTCGGGATCAACGTCGACACGATCATTTCCGACTATCACAAGCAGGGTCTTCTCTTTCACCCCGATTCTGCCAGGGCTGTCGAGGAATTCCGGAAGGCATTGCGTGACGACATCCAGGATGCCCGCTATTCCCGGGAGGTTGAAGAAGGGATTGTCCAGTTTGTCGAGGACGTGATTTCAAAAAAGCTGGAAATTCGCGCCCACCCGTCGAAACGACTCCACGCCAAGATCTACATTTTCAGGCCGGCCTCATACAATGAACACAAATCCGGAGTCGTCATCACGGGGTCGTCGAATCTGACCGATGCCGGATTGGGCACCAAAGAGATACAGCGGAACTACGAATTCAATGTGCTGCTCAACTCGTTCGAGGATGTCCGCTTTGCCACGAATGAATTCGAATCGCTGTGGGAGGAAGGCGTCTCCATCCTCCCCAAGGACGCTTCGGCGGTCAAAGAACACTCGTACCTGCGTTCCGACCTGACGCCATTCGAACTCTACATAAAGTTCCTGACCGAGTACTTTGGCTCTGCGGTCGAATTCGACCCCAATGCGATCACTGATCTGCCCCAGGGGTATCTGCGCCTTTCCTACCAGATCGACGCGGTCAAGCTTGGGTACGAACTGTTGCAGAAGCACAATGGCTTCTTCCTGGCCGATGTCGTCGGTCTCGGGAAGACGGTAATCGCCACGCTGATCGCCAAGAAGTTCTTCTTTCAAAACGATTTTCCGAACCATCGCTCGCACACCCTGATCATCGTGCCGCCCGCCCTGAAGGAAAGCTGGAAGCAGACCATCGAGACATTCAGGCTGGACAACGTCGAGATCATCACCAACGGCAGCCTGCACAAGGTCAGCCATCCCGAGAAATACGACCTCGTCATCGTGGACGAGGCGCACAAATTCAGGAACGACACGGCCGAAAGCTACGACCAGCTCCAGCGAATCTGCAAGGCGCCGACCCGGCATCGACTGGCGGACGGCGCCCTCGTAAAAAAGAAAGTCATCCTCGTCTCGGCGACCCCGCTCAACAACCGTCCCGCCGATATACGCAACCTGATCTTCCTGTTCCAGGACGGCAAGGACTCGACGCTGGAGATCGGCAACCTGCAGCGGTTCTTCGCGAGCCGGATCAAGGAATACGACACGGCCATGCGGAACCCGGATACTGCCGCCGCGCGCGGAGAGGTCAAGCGGATCTATGGGTTGATCCGCACCAAGGTTTTCTCCTACCTGACGATCCGCCGCACGCGCACCGACCTGCTGGAGCACGAGGCATATCGGGCCGACCTCGACGAGCAAGGGATCGTTTTCCCGAAGGTGGGGAAACCCGAGAAGATCCTTTACCGGCTGGAACCGGAGCTGGAACGGCTGTACGACCGGACGTTCGAGGTGCTGAAGAAGGATCTGACCTACAACCGCTATCGTGCGATCGGCTTCCTGAAGCCTGACAAGAAACGGAAATACCAGAGCGCCGACCGGATCTCCGCCCAGTTGGCCAATATCATGAAAACGCTGCTGGTGAAGCGACTAGACAGCAGTTTCCACGCATTCCGGGAATCGTTGCTCCGCTTCAAGAACGCCACCGGTGCCATGCTGGGCATGTTCGAAAGCGGCACGATCTACATCGCACCCAACCTCAACGTTTCAAGCTATATTCTCGAAGGACGAGAGGAAGAGCTGATTGCGCTGATCGCCGAGAAGCAGGGGAGCGATCCTACCATTGAAATCTGCTCGCCTGCCGATTTCGAGGACGGATACCTCGCGGGATTACAGGCCGACCATGCGCTGCTTGATACCTTGTCCAAGCAGTGGGTAAAGGTGAAGGACGATCCGAAGTTCGAGGAATTCCTTGCCTATCTGAAGACCGAGTTGCTCGACCGGAAGATCAACCACGGCGGGCGGGTGGTCGTATTTTCCGAAGCGAAGGACACGACCGACGATCTGAAAAGACAACTTGCCGAAAATGGGTACGACAAGGTCCTGTGCATCAACTCCGGCAGCCGCGCCGAAAAGATGCCTGCCGTCCGGGCGAATTTCGACGCTAATCTTCACCACGATCAACAGGCCAACGACTTCAACATCCTCATCTCGACCGAGGTGCTGGCCGAAGGCGTCAACCTGCACCGCGCCAACGTGGTCGTCAATTACGACACGCCCTGGAACTCGACCCGCCTGATGCAGCGCATCGGCCGGTTGAACCGGATCGGGTCTACGGCGCCGCGTATTCACGTCTACAACTTTTTCCCCACCGCGAAGGTCGACAACGACATCGAGCTGCACAAGAAGGCGCTCATGAAGTTGCAGGCGTTCCACTCGGCGCTCGGCGAGGACAGCCAGATCTATTCCGAAGACGAAGAATTCGGGACGTTCGGGCTCTTCGACCGGGAGGTCGAAGAGGAACGGGACGAGCGGTTGTCGTACCTGATGGAACTCCGGAAATTCAAGGCCGACAACCCGGAAAAGTTTCGCCGCATCCGTAACCTGCCGCTCAGGGCGCGTACCGGGCGGAAGATCGACGAACATCCCGGGAAGACCGCCACCTTCATCCGCAATCAGCGGCGGGACGCCTTTTACCTCGTGGGGCCCGATGCCGAACTCGAAGAATTGAGCTTCGTGGAGACCGCAGTCCTCTACAAAGCCGCCGTCGATGAAGCGTCGTTGCCCCTTCACGATCTGCATCACGAACACGTCAACCTGGCGCTGTCCGACTTCGCCGAGAAACTACAGGCCGAGGCCGTCCAACACAAGGTGGTCGATTCCACGCAAGGCCCTAACGAGAGAAAGGCATTGTCGTACCTCGAAGGGTTCATGAAGTTGCCGTTTGTCAGCGAACCGGAAAAGAAACGGATCCGGGCGGCGAAGCACGCCGTCAAGATGGCCCGTTTCGCCCAACTTCAACGGGGCATCAACGACCTGGCCAAGAGCCAAAAGAAGGTTCCGGTGACTGCCGTGGTGTTGCTTGAAAAACTCATTGAAATTCTGGACCGCTACCCGCTGGCGAGCGAATTCGACGAGTCCGAGCAACCCGAGATGCTCGTGAAGGCGACGGGCCCGCTCCGCCCCGAGATCATCATTTCGGAGTCGTTCTCTTCATGA
- a CDS encoding type II toxin-antitoxin system HicA family toxin, with amino-acid sequence MTEFPVFTGKKLLSLLEECGFIRSRQKGSHVVIRHPDGRATVVPIHAGETIGPGLLSKILRDTEISRKDLLKLLKKK; translated from the coding sequence ATGACGGAATTCCCCGTCTTCACCGGCAAGAAACTTCTGTCCCTCCTGGAGGAGTGCGGTTTCATTCGCAGCCGACAGAAAGGGAGTCACGTCGTTATTCGTCATCCTGACGGCCGCGCGACGGTTGTTCCCATTCATGCGGGGGAGACGATCGGCCCCGGTTTGCTGTCGAAGATTCTTCGGGATACGGAGATTTCCCGGAAAGACTTGCTGAAACTCCTGAAAAAAAAGTAA
- a CDS encoding type II toxin-antitoxin system HicB family antitoxin, translating to MKKREFTVIIERDEEGYFVAEVPELPGCHTQAKSLDTLMNRVREAIGLCLDEKNEKAPKMQLVGVQRIAV from the coding sequence ATGAAAAAAAGAGAATTTACCGTGATCATCGAACGCGACGAGGAGGGGTATTTCGTCGCGGAAGTACCGGAGTTGCCGGGGTGCCACACACAGGCAAAATCCCTCGATACTTTGATGAATCGCGTGAGGGAAGCAATTGGCCTGTGCCTCGATGAGAAGAACGAGAAAGCGCCGAAGATGCAACTCGTCGGGGTTCAGCGAATCGCGGTATGA
- the radA gene encoding DNA repair protein RadA, with amino-acid sequence MAKIKVEFACTACGTSSPKWVGKCPGCGEWNTLVEEVAASPSPRQRTAGMPDFPASRPVRLAEVAETASSRTSCGIAEFDRVMGGGVVPASATLLGGDPGIGKSTILLQAARGLARHGKTVLYVSGEESEAQVKLRATRLGVADGGIYLMSETSLERILSATGELSPGTLIVDSIQTVFSSDLPGAPGSVGQVRECAARLTFFGKKAGVSVFLVGHVTKEGAIAGPRVLEHIVDTVLYFEGEKGHPYRILKAVKNRFGSTNEIGVFEMRAEGLTEVADPSGMFLSERSDETSGTLVFPAIEGTRPLLVEVQALVSPSFLAMPRRTTLGVDYNRVILMCAILEKKAGVSLYNQDVFVNVAGGIRVDEPAADLALCCAVAGSFKDRVVPPGTAVFGEVGLGGEVRAVPMAEMRLNEAAKMGFSRVVLPASNAERLGAKFPLELLPVRHVKEALSRVAGK; translated from the coding sequence GTGGCGAAGATAAAGGTCGAATTCGCCTGCACGGCGTGCGGGACCTCCTCTCCCAAGTGGGTGGGGAAGTGCCCGGGGTGCGGGGAGTGGAACACGCTGGTCGAGGAGGTCGCCGCCTCCCCGTCGCCGCGGCAACGCACCGCCGGCATGCCCGACTTCCCCGCCTCGCGCCCGGTGCGCCTCGCCGAGGTCGCAGAGACCGCCTCGTCGCGGACGTCGTGCGGGATCGCCGAGTTCGACCGGGTGATGGGGGGCGGCGTCGTCCCCGCCTCGGCGACGCTCCTGGGCGGCGACCCGGGGATCGGGAAGTCCACCATCCTCCTCCAGGCGGCGCGGGGCCTCGCCCGGCACGGGAAGACGGTCCTGTACGTGTCGGGGGAGGAGTCGGAGGCGCAGGTGAAATTGCGCGCCACGCGGCTGGGCGTGGCCGACGGCGGCATCTACCTGATGTCGGAAACGTCCCTCGAGCGGATCCTCTCCGCCACCGGGGAGCTCTCCCCCGGCACGCTGATCGTCGACTCGATCCAGACCGTCTTCTCCTCCGACCTTCCCGGGGCGCCGGGATCGGTCGGCCAGGTTCGGGAGTGCGCCGCGCGTCTCACCTTCTTCGGGAAGAAGGCGGGGGTCTCGGTCTTCCTCGTCGGGCACGTGACGAAGGAGGGTGCGATCGCCGGGCCGCGGGTGCTCGAGCACATCGTGGACACGGTCCTCTACTTCGAGGGGGAGAAGGGGCACCCGTACCGGATCCTGAAGGCGGTGAAGAACCGGTTCGGCTCGACGAACGAGATCGGCGTCTTCGAGATGCGCGCCGAGGGGCTGACCGAGGTCGCCGACCCGTCGGGGATGTTCCTCTCGGAACGGTCGGACGAAACGTCGGGAACGCTCGTCTTCCCGGCGATCGAGGGGACCCGGCCGCTGCTGGTCGAGGTGCAGGCGCTCGTCTCGCCGTCGTTCCTCGCGATGCCGCGCCGCACGACGCTGGGCGTCGACTACAACCGCGTGATCCTGATGTGCGCCATCCTCGAGAAGAAGGCGGGCGTCTCCCTCTACAACCAGGACGTCTTCGTCAACGTGGCGGGAGGGATCCGCGTCGACGAACCCGCGGCCGACCTCGCGCTGTGCTGCGCCGTGGCCGGATCCTTCAAGGACCGGGTGGTCCCGCCGGGGACGGCGGTGTTCGGCGAGGTGGGCCTGGGGGGCGAGGTGCGCGCGGTGCCGATGGCCGAGATGCGCCTGAACGAAGCCGCCAAGATGGGGTTCTCCCGCGTCGTCCTCCCGGCGTCCAACGCGGAGCGCCTCGGCGCCAAGTTCCCCCTGGAACTGCTCCCGGTGCGCCACGTGAAGGAAGCCCTCTCCCGCGTCGCGGGGAAGTGA
- a CDS encoding Eco57I restriction-modification methylase domain-containing protein produces the protein MTRDELKQRLQQPYDRTAWLALLRELFGSAVSVLASSHTVSTGRSDGLKLIQLGNVQLSDGRNLTLLEGEVGDRVQIRKNRVAIQSWAASHIDMHCVHGALAVFRGKEVEYRFTFVAKESEFTEDGIFVERQTAPRRYTYLLGPGESCATAAQRFLQLAEKKDRSTLPDVVEAFSVEKLTREFFQDYKNHYSRFVAHLLSGELPQRVFGIPRIEDAGEQDKANKPVRDFAKRLLGRLVFLHFLQKKGWLGCPADRTDWTDGDRDFVRNLFRGCLDRERFHSTRLIPLFYGTLNDPDRARSIFSITGTRVPYLNGGLFERERMPNDHSPLPVERIDFPAALFEPLLEFFAQYNFTIDENDPDDNEIGIDPEMMGHIFENLLEDNKDKGAYYTPKAIVRFMCQQSLIQYLQKHLGENEALERLVRFKEEGPRSDRHNCVVRNARRIEELLDQVKICDPAIGSGAFPIGLLQEIYWIKFALDMTLDPAETKLKIIQNAIYGVDLDAGAVEIARLRFWLALIVDEDEPRPLPNLDYKIMQGDSLLESFEGIPLDRLHSPEGEETPIVPLGHQSNLGFAGSQPLLKSKAKAVEISGLIRDYFGETDPARKSALHQRIDRFVLDHLEYNLQLAEEALHRELKPLVTDIARKKFELKGWTPPKKIAAKVDQLNRDRKDIARKKAKLRELEEKPERPYFLWHLFFQDIFEQGGFDIVIANPPYVRQETIKAQKPQLEQAFGDFYCGTADLYTYFYKLGLDKLKNGGHLCFIAPNKFMRAGYGRNTRVLLTREAIPKVVLDFGDLPIFDATTYPSILLVEKKASGVDEGEPARFLTATFTEAAQLERLEETIAAVGFGMPVSALRPEGWALERPETLALMAKLRATGVPLGEYVGGKFYYGIKTGLNEAFVIDEATRKRLIAEDPKSADLIKSWLRGRDIKKWKAEWAGLYVIAIASSGNRKWSWSEEKAETSARALFRKEYPAVHRHLSQWEDKLRARDDQGKFWWELRSCVYWDEFDRPKIVYPDIAHHSKFTWDESRAFIGNTAYIIPTDEDWLVGLLNSSLTWWLYLNVSSMIQGGFVRFIAQYMGQLPIPVGDEYQKAPIIEKVRKVLADPHSPDVPRLEAEIDRLVYDLYGLTEDEIALIESSVAGKGRPDVPDRKSALFGRILPALKEQTAYISIDAIRRALTTAGIELADDTLREYMSEAMSKGVVSDAGRGWYSRHAEPVFLDP, from the coding sequence ATGACGCGCGATGAACTGAAACAGAGATTGCAACAGCCGTACGACCGGACGGCATGGCTGGCGCTGCTACGTGAGCTGTTCGGTTCCGCTGTCTCCGTCTTGGCGTCGTCCCACACTGTTTCCACCGGCCGGAGCGATGGCCTCAAGCTGATCCAGCTCGGGAATGTGCAGCTGAGCGACGGCCGCAACCTGACGCTCCTCGAAGGAGAGGTGGGCGACCGGGTGCAGATCCGGAAGAACAGGGTCGCGATCCAGAGTTGGGCCGCAAGCCACATCGATATGCATTGCGTCCACGGCGCGCTCGCGGTGTTCCGGGGCAAAGAGGTGGAGTACCGGTTCACCTTCGTCGCGAAGGAATCCGAATTCACCGAAGACGGGATATTCGTCGAGCGTCAGACCGCGCCGCGCCGATACACCTACTTGCTCGGGCCGGGGGAATCGTGCGCCACGGCGGCACAGCGGTTCCTGCAACTCGCAGAGAAGAAAGACCGGAGCACGCTGCCGGACGTCGTCGAGGCGTTTTCGGTCGAGAAGCTGACCCGGGAATTTTTCCAGGATTACAAGAATCACTATTCCCGGTTTGTCGCTCACCTGTTGTCCGGAGAACTTCCGCAGCGCGTCTTCGGCATTCCACGGATCGAGGATGCAGGGGAACAGGACAAGGCCAACAAGCCGGTGCGTGACTTTGCGAAGCGACTGCTCGGCCGACTCGTGTTCCTCCACTTCCTGCAAAAGAAGGGATGGCTGGGTTGCCCCGCCGACCGGACCGATTGGACCGACGGCGACCGCGATTTTGTCCGGAACCTCTTCAGGGGTTGCCTGGACCGGGAGCGATTCCACTCGACCCGGCTGATTCCGCTTTTTTACGGCACGCTCAACGATCCGGATCGCGCCCGGTCGATCTTCTCGATCACCGGCACGCGAGTGCCGTACCTGAACGGCGGCCTCTTCGAGCGGGAACGGATGCCGAACGACCATTCGCCGCTTCCGGTCGAGCGGATCGATTTTCCGGCCGCGCTGTTCGAACCGCTGCTGGAATTCTTCGCCCAGTACAACTTCACGATCGACGAGAACGATCCCGACGACAACGAGATCGGCATCGATCCCGAGATGATGGGGCATATCTTCGAAAACTTGCTGGAGGACAATAAAGACAAGGGTGCATATTACACCCCCAAAGCCATCGTTCGGTTCATGTGTCAGCAAAGTCTTATTCAATATCTGCAAAAACATCTGGGGGAAAACGAAGCGCTGGAGCGACTGGTCCGGTTCAAGGAGGAAGGTCCGAGAAGCGACCGGCACAACTGTGTCGTCAGGAATGCGCGCCGCATCGAGGAGCTTCTGGATCAGGTGAAGATTTGCGATCCGGCGATTGGTTCGGGCGCTTTCCCTATCGGCCTCCTGCAGGAAATCTACTGGATCAAGTTTGCCCTCGATATGACGCTCGACCCGGCCGAGACCAAGCTGAAAATCATCCAGAACGCGATATACGGTGTCGATCTCGACGCCGGTGCTGTCGAAATTGCCCGTCTCCGATTCTGGCTGGCGCTGATCGTCGACGAGGACGAGCCGCGCCCGCTGCCGAATCTCGACTACAAGATCATGCAGGGCGACTCGCTGCTCGAGTCGTTCGAAGGAATCCCGCTCGACCGGCTCCATTCCCCCGAGGGCGAAGAAACCCCGATCGTCCCGCTCGGTCATCAAAGCAATCTTGGTTTCGCGGGATCGCAGCCGCTGCTGAAATCGAAGGCGAAGGCCGTGGAAATTTCGGGCCTTATCCGCGACTATTTCGGCGAGACCGACCCGGCACGCAAAAGCGCTCTGCACCAGCGCATCGACCGCTTCGTGCTCGACCATCTCGAATACAACCTGCAACTTGCGGAAGAAGCGCTCCATCGGGAACTGAAGCCGCTCGTGACCGATATCGCCCGGAAGAAGTTTGAGTTGAAAGGATGGACGCCCCCCAAAAAGATCGCGGCGAAGGTAGATCAGCTCAACCGGGATCGGAAAGACATCGCCCGCAAGAAGGCGAAGCTTCGCGAACTCGAGGAGAAGCCCGAGCGCCCCTACTTCCTTTGGCATCTCTTCTTCCAGGACATATTCGAACAGGGCGGTTTCGACATCGTGATTGCGAACCCGCCGTATGTTAGACAGGAGACGATCAAGGCGCAAAAACCGCAACTCGAACAGGCGTTCGGCGATTTCTATTGCGGCACCGCCGACCTCTACACCTATTTCTACAAGCTCGGGCTCGACAAGCTCAAAAACGGCGGGCACCTCTGCTTCATCGCGCCCAACAAGTTCATGCGGGCGGGGTACGGCCGGAACACGCGGGTCCTGTTGACGCGGGAGGCGATCCCGAAAGTGGTGCTCGATTTCGGCGATCTGCCGATCTTCGACGCCACGACCTACCCCTCGATCCTTCTGGTCGAAAAAAAAGCGTCGGGTGTGGATGAAGGCGAGCCTGCCCGGTTCCTAACGGCGACCTTCACCGAGGCCGCTCAGCTCGAACGACTCGAGGAGACGATCGCCGCGGTCGGTTTCGGGATGCCGGTGTCGGCGCTGCGGCCGGAAGGGTGGGCGCTCGAGCGGCCGGAGACGCTGGCGCTGATGGCGAAGCTGCGCGCCACCGGCGTGCCGCTGGGCGAATATGTGGGTGGAAAGTTCTATTACGGGATCAAAACCGGCCTGAACGAGGCGTTCGTCATCGATGAGGCTACGCGCAAGCGCTTGATCGCCGAAGACCCGAAGAGCGCCGACCTCATCAAGTCGTGGCTGCGCGGTCGAGACATCAAGAAGTGGAAAGCGGAATGGGCAGGGCTGTACGTCATCGCGATTGCGAGCAGCGGAAACCGGAAATGGAGCTGGTCGGAGGAAAAGGCCGAGACGTCGGCACGAGCCCTGTTCCGGAAAGAATACCCGGCCGTCCATCGGCACTTGTCGCAATGGGAAGACAAGCTGCGGGCGCGGGACGACCAAGGGAAATTCTGGTGGGAACTGCGCTCATGTGTGTATTGGGATGAATTTGACCGACCGAAAATCGTATACCCGGATATTGCGCATCATTCGAAATTTACGTGGGATGAAAGCAGGGCGTTTATAGGAAACACGGCTTACATCATTCCGACCGATGAGGACTGGCTGGTAGGACTCCTGAATTCAAGTCTTACCTGGTGGCTCTACCTCAATGTCAGCTCAATGATTCAGGGAGGGTTCGTCAGATTCATTGCGCAATACATGGGGCAACTTCCAATCCCTGTGGGGGATGAATATCAGAAAGCCCCAATCATAGAAAAGGTCCGGAAGGTTCTCGCCGATCCGCACAGCCCGGACGTGCCGCGTCTCGAAGCCGAGATCGACCGGCTGGTTTACGATCTGTACGGCCTGACCGAGGACGAGATTGCGTTGATCGAAAGCAGTGTCGCCGGGAAAGGACGTCCCGACGTCCCGGACCGGAAATCGGCGCTGTTCGGCCGAATCCTCCCGGCGTTGAAGGAACAGACCGCCTATATTTCTATCGACGCCATTCGTCGCGCCCTGACGACTGCCGGGATCGAATTGGCCGACGATACGCTTCGAGAATATATGAGCGAGGCGATGTCCAAAGGGGTCGTTTCCGACGCGGGGCGCGGCTGGTACAGCCGGCATGCTGAACCGGTCTTCCTCGATCCCG